AAATGTCAGAGAAGAAATTTTCTAAAGAGCAGGCTATAAAATTTGGCTGGCAGAGAACTAAAGATAATTTAGGTTTTTTCATTGTCTACCTCATAATTGTTTTTGCCGTTGAATTTTTCTTTAGTTTTTTTATCGAGCTTTTTGACGAAGCCGGTTTTCTTACGCTGTCAGTGCTCTTTAACTTAGGTTCTTTTGTTGTATCAATAGTTGTATCAATTTTTGGAATCAAAATAGGGCTTAGGCTCTATGAAAATGAAAAAATAGGTTCCTACGACTTTCTATCCTTCTCGCTTTCCACTTTCTTTAAGTACCTTTTAGCTTATCTGCTGTTCTTTATAATAATTGTAGTCGGTTTTATTTTATTGATCGTTCCGGGAATATATTTAGCTATTAGATACCAGTTCTGCCTATATCTTATTATTGATAAGGATATGGACGTTATTGATTCATTTAAAGAGAGTACAAGGCTCACAGATGGCTCTAAGTGGAATCTCTTTGTCTTTGCACTATTGCAAATTTTGATAGTACTTGCAGGAATTCTGGCACTTCTAGTTGGTCTTTTTGTAGCAGTTCCAATCGTAATTGTTTCATGGGCATATGTATATAAGATGTTGTCTTCAGCTACTCCTAATGCTGCAAGCTCTACTGCTAGTCCGCCTCAGATGCCGCAGACAACCCAGCCTCAAGGTGACAACCCTTTTATGCCGCCTAGTGCGTCTAGTTGATTTAAAAAGTTTAGTGTATATTTAGAGAATGCGTGGACATTTTAGGCTTAGAGTAGATGATACTAGCGAGCTTGAACTTTTAAACCAGGACCACGCGGAGGAGCTCTTTGATTTGATTGAACAAAATAGAGCTTTTCTAAAAGAGTGGCTGCCCTGGCTAGATAACAACCGCTATTTCCAAAACACCATAGATTTCATCAGAATTGCGCAGATGCAGTATGAGAACAATGAGACTGCTCAGTTCACTCTGACTTATAAGGGCTCCATAGCAGGGGTAATAGGTTTTCACCGAATCGACTGGCAAAACCGGGCTACCTGTATTGGCTACTGGATTGGTGAGCAGTTTCAGGGAAAGGGACTGGTCACCAGAGCATGCTCTAAGGTATTGGATTATTCCTTTGGACGTATGGGGCTTAACAGGATTGAGATCAGGTGCGCAACAGAAAATAAAAGAAGCAGAGCCATACCACAGCGGCTTGGTTTCCGCGAAGAAGGCCTAATCCGCGACGCAGAGTGGCTCTACGATCATTACGTGGACCATATTGTATACGGCATGCTTGAGCCGGACTGGGTAAGTAGTGAAAAGCTTATGATAAATACTTAATATCTATTTTTATGGACCTTCTCAAAACGACACTCTCAGATATAAACACAGATTTGGAACAAAACGCTGATACTCAGTACAGAGACAAGATTGGTGAGTATTTTAGTATGGATGTTGAGAACTACCTTGGAGTTAGAATTCCACTAGTAAGAAAGATCGGTAATAAGTACTACAAGAACATTAAGAATCTTGACCTTGATAGGATTATCCAGTTTTGCGAAACACTATTAAGTACTAAAATTTATGAGCACAAAGTAATAGCTTTTCAGTATATGTATAAACAAAAAAAACACTATAGAAAAAAGGACTTTAAATTACTTGAGGGATGGCTTAAAACATATGTGGATGATTGGAGCGACTGCGATGATTTATGTACTCATTCGCTTGGCTATTTCGTATACGCCGATCCAGAGCATATTCCAAAGCTCAAGAAATGGGCGGTCTCAAAAAACAGATGGCTAAGAAGAGCCTCGGCCGTTACTTTGATCTACTCGATTAGACGAGGGCAGCATCTTG
The sequence above is a segment of the Thermodesulfobacteriota bacterium genome. Coding sequences within it:
- a CDS encoding GNAT family protein; its protein translation is MRGHFRLRVDDTSELELLNQDHAEELFDLIEQNRAFLKEWLPWLDNNRYFQNTIDFIRIAQMQYENNETAQFTLTYKGSIAGVIGFHRIDWQNRATCIGYWIGEQFQGKGLVTRACSKVLDYSFGRMGLNRIEIRCATENKRSRAIPQRLGFREEGLIRDAEWLYDHYVDHIVYGMLEPDWVSSEKLMINT
- a CDS encoding DNA alkylation repair protein; translated protein: MDLLKTTLSDINTDLEQNADTQYRDKIGEYFSMDVENYLGVRIPLVRKIGNKYYKNIKNLDLDRIIQFCETLLSTKIYEHKVIAFQYMYKQKKHYRKKDFKLLEGWLKTYVDDWSDCDDLCTHSLGYFVYADPEHIPKLKKWAVSKNRWLRRASAVTLIYSIRRGQHL